Proteins encoded in a region of the Actinomycetota bacterium genome:
- a CDS encoding 4Fe-4S binding protein: MPRPIINTDDCSACGICVDACPESVLEIVGDTAVAVNDDDCTACSACLEECPMGAIEEIEES; encoded by the coding sequence ATGCCCCGTCCGATCATCAACACTGACGACTGTTCTGCTTGTGGGATTTGCGTCGACGCATGCCCCGAAAGCGTTCTTGAGATAGTCGGAGACACCGCAGTTGCCGTCAACGATGACGACTGCACCGCTTGCTCCGCATGCCTGGAAGAGTGTCCTATGGGTGCCATCGAGGAGATCGAAGAAAGCTAG